The following coding sequences are from one Leptospira stimsonii window:
- a CDS encoding citrate synthase family protein encodes MKPEPKKPFLSAFEAAQELGVEVETIYAYVSRGLLHSESSGTKDRSKRYRREEIERLLVQREEKQNPGKTARAALSFGQPVLESSISLIEDNALYYRGRNVVDLSENLDFESVATFLWEMEVSPCFQDEWPKIEGDCLKILPILSNRPLIDVCRILLGVSEYEDTKALLKNQEALRKSGTRIVRLLSLFASKAKRGSGSIAETLWNSWKQSNEGKRDSRSVRNFKKNSTLSNEDKKAIRLIDASLILSADHELNASSFTTRCVASTDASLYQAVIAGLAALSGNRHGLLTEKAIELIENASVRKNEERKFLTERLRMGEKIPGFGHPFYPNGDPRGKKLLELSESLFPKNKDLLFAKKIIHEASLLLGDYPTIDMGLAVVSRTLRLPKGAGLALFSIGRSAGWIAHAMEQYQTDQLIRPRARYTGPVPQK; translated from the coding sequence ATGAAGCCCGAACCAAAGAAACCGTTTTTATCCGCTTTCGAAGCGGCCCAAGAACTCGGCGTGGAAGTCGAAACGATTTATGCTTATGTGAGCCGCGGGCTTTTACATTCCGAGTCGAGTGGAACCAAGGATCGGAGCAAACGATATCGTAGAGAAGAAATCGAACGTCTTTTAGTACAAAGGGAGGAAAAGCAGAATCCAGGAAAAACGGCGAGGGCCGCATTGAGTTTCGGTCAACCCGTTTTGGAGTCTTCCATCAGCTTGATCGAGGATAACGCGCTCTACTATCGCGGTAGAAACGTCGTTGATCTTTCCGAAAATTTAGATTTTGAATCGGTCGCGACATTCCTTTGGGAGATGGAAGTCTCTCCTTGTTTTCAAGATGAGTGGCCGAAGATCGAAGGGGATTGTCTAAAAATTCTTCCGATTCTTTCCAATCGACCCTTGATCGATGTCTGCAGAATTCTTCTCGGTGTTTCCGAATACGAGGATACAAAAGCTCTTTTAAAAAATCAGGAAGCTTTGAGGAAGAGTGGAACTCGGATTGTCCGATTGTTGTCTCTTTTTGCATCCAAAGCAAAACGAGGAAGTGGTTCGATTGCGGAGACACTTTGGAATTCTTGGAAGCAATCGAACGAAGGAAAGAGGGACAGTCGATCCGTTCGGAATTTCAAAAAGAATTCGACTCTTTCAAACGAGGACAAAAAGGCGATTCGTTTGATCGACGCTTCGTTGATCCTTTCCGCCGATCACGAGCTCAACGCTTCTTCGTTTACGACACGTTGTGTAGCTTCGACGGACGCGAGCCTTTATCAGGCTGTGATCGCGGGACTCGCCGCGCTTTCGGGAAATCGACACGGCCTATTGACGGAAAAAGCGATCGAGTTGATTGAAAACGCCAGCGTCCGAAAAAATGAAGAACGCAAGTTTCTCACCGAACGTTTGCGTATGGGGGAAAAAATTCCGGGATTTGGACATCCATTCTATCCGAACGGAGATCCCAGAGGTAAAAAATTATTGGAATTGTCCGAAAGTTTATTTCCGAAAAATAAGGATCTTCTATTTGCAAAAAAGATAATACACGAAGCGAGTTTACTTTTGGGCGATTATCCGACGATCGATATGGGGCTCGCCGTCGTAAGCCGTACATTGAGGCTACCGAAAGGAGCTGGTCTTGCTCTATTTTCGATCGGAAGAAGCGCCGGCTGGATCGCGCACGCAATGGAGCAATATCAAACCGATCAATTGATTCGACCGAGGGCGCGTTACACGGGTCCGGTTCCTCAAAAATAG